One Nonomuraea angiospora DNA segment encodes these proteins:
- a CDS encoding DUF6529 family protein, whose product MTALPHQSRGLTPLLVPLLAGGLAALALGVYGRVHTPTGFAVGVAGFSGALPMKAWLTTGAFVLAIVQVVSALSMWGRLGVTIPPGVHRWSGRIAFLLTIPVAFHCLYALGLQYDVPRVLAHSLLGCFFYGVFTAKMLALPKHDAPGWTLPVLGGLAFTALIGLWLTSSFWFFAVIGFKV is encoded by the coding sequence ATGACCGCCCTCCCCCACCAGTCCCGCGGGCTGACCCCGCTCCTCGTGCCGCTGCTGGCCGGCGGCCTGGCGGCGCTCGCGCTCGGCGTCTACGGGCGCGTGCACACGCCCACCGGGTTCGCCGTGGGCGTGGCCGGGTTCTCCGGCGCGCTGCCGATGAAGGCGTGGCTGACGACGGGGGCGTTCGTGCTCGCGATCGTGCAGGTCGTCTCGGCCCTGTCGATGTGGGGCAGGCTCGGGGTCACGATCCCGCCCGGCGTGCACCGCTGGTCGGGGCGGATCGCGTTCCTGCTCACGATCCCCGTCGCCTTCCACTGCCTCTACGCCCTGGGCCTGCAGTACGACGTGCCGCGGGTGCTCGCGCACTCGCTGCTCGGCTGCTTCTTCTACGGCGTGTTCACGGCGAAGATGCTGGCCCTGCCCAAGCACGACGCGCCCGGCTGGACGCTGCCGGTGCTCGGCGGGCTGGCGTTCACCGCGCTGATCGGGCTCTGGCTGACGTCGTCGTTCTGGTTCTTCGCCGTCATCGGCTTCAAGGTGTGA
- a CDS encoding CPBP family intramembrane glutamic endopeptidase, which produces MQENPGRQPPVYGMQPPVYPYQPPSWFLPTPIGASYDHLARNAATRPWRAIVGTLVVATGFVVIGAVVVWGGVVMSLLLGIPAPLESEGQLFGDPVFSLVVVLLSLAPVLPLVYGTAALVQRRRPGTLSSVAGRLRWRWLLTCSGLAVLALLLGQGAQALALSAAGEDAELFGWAGWSGFLPALIVILLLVPFQAAAEEYVFRGWFIQAVGAHVRNPAWSIVLGSALFMSLHGYSWAGLVDVFGFGVVMGFLTVRTGGLESAVSLHVLNNLLAFGQAAAAGHLSDALDQGKVPVPWQALSGTVVQLGVYAFGVLYLAKKQSIKTTSE; this is translated from the coding sequence ATGCAGGAGAATCCAGGGCGCCAGCCGCCCGTTTACGGCATGCAGCCGCCGGTCTATCCGTATCAACCGCCGTCCTGGTTCCTGCCGACGCCGATCGGCGCGAGTTACGACCACCTGGCGAGGAATGCCGCGACCCGGCCGTGGCGGGCGATCGTGGGCACGCTGGTCGTGGCCACCGGGTTCGTCGTGATCGGCGCGGTGGTGGTGTGGGGCGGCGTGGTGATGTCGCTGCTCCTCGGGATCCCCGCGCCGCTGGAGTCCGAGGGGCAGCTGTTCGGCGATCCGGTGTTCTCGCTGGTCGTGGTGTTGCTGTCGCTCGCGCCCGTGCTGCCCCTCGTGTACGGCACCGCGGCGCTCGTCCAGCGCAGGCGCCCCGGCACGCTCTCGTCGGTGGCCGGGCGGCTGCGCTGGCGCTGGCTGCTGACCTGCTCGGGCCTGGCGGTGCTGGCCCTGCTGCTGGGGCAGGGCGCGCAGGCGCTCGCGCTGTCGGCGGCCGGCGAGGACGCCGAGCTGTTCGGCTGGGCCGGGTGGTCGGGGTTCCTGCCCGCGCTCATCGTGATCCTGCTGCTGGTGCCGTTCCAGGCGGCCGCCGAGGAGTACGTCTTCCGCGGCTGGTTCATCCAGGCGGTCGGAGCGCACGTGCGCAATCCGGCCTGGTCCATCGTGCTCGGGTCCGCGCTGTTCATGTCGTTGCACGGGTATTCGTGGGCGGGGCTCGTGGACGTGTTCGGGTTCGGGGTCGTGATGGGCTTCCTCACGGTGCGTACCGGAGGGCTGGAGTCGGCGGTCTCGCTGCACGTGCTGAACAACCTGCTGGCCTTCGGGCAGGCCGCCGCCGCCGGGCATCTGTCCGACGCGCTGGACCAGGGAAAGGTGCCGGTGCCCTGGCAGGCATTGTCGGGAACGGTGGTGCAGCTCGGGGTGTATGCGTTTGGTGTGTTGTATCTAGCCAAAAAACAGTCAATTAAGACTACTTCGGAATAA
- a CDS encoding HpcH/HpaI aldolase/citrate lyase family protein — MRSRRSVLAVPGSNPRFLEKAQTLPVDEVFLDLEDAVAPLAKEEARKNIVTALREGDWSGKTRVVRVNDLTTQWTYRDVIEVVEGAGEFLDCLILPKVQDPTEVVWLDTLLTQIEKSMGYEVGRIGIEAQIENARGLVNADAIAGSSKRLETLVFGPADFMASINMRTLVVGEQPPGYEEGDAYHYILMRLLMAARMHDLQVIDGPYLQIKDVEGFKRAARRSAALGFDGKWVLHPAQVDAANEVFSPSQDDYDHAELILEAYEYYTSVEKRGAAMLGDEMIDEASRKMALVVAAKGRAAGLRRTKSFTP, encoded by the coding sequence ATGCGCTCACGCCGTTCCGTGCTCGCCGTGCCAGGCAGCAACCCCAGGTTCCTGGAGAAGGCCCAGACCCTGCCCGTCGACGAGGTCTTCCTCGACCTGGAGGACGCGGTCGCGCCGCTGGCCAAGGAGGAGGCGCGCAAGAACATCGTGACCGCGCTCCGCGAGGGCGACTGGTCCGGCAAGACGCGCGTGGTCAGGGTCAACGACCTCACGACGCAGTGGACGTATCGGGACGTGATCGAGGTCGTCGAGGGCGCGGGGGAGTTCCTCGACTGCCTGATCCTGCCCAAGGTGCAGGACCCGACCGAGGTCGTCTGGCTCGACACGCTGCTCACCCAGATCGAGAAGTCCATGGGGTACGAGGTGGGCCGCATCGGCATCGAGGCGCAGATCGAGAACGCCCGCGGCCTGGTCAACGCCGACGCCATCGCCGGCTCGTCCAAGCGCCTGGAGACGCTGGTCTTCGGGCCGGCGGACTTCATGGCGTCGATCAACATGCGTACGCTCGTCGTCGGCGAGCAGCCGCCCGGCTACGAAGAGGGCGACGCCTACCACTACATCCTCATGCGGCTGCTCATGGCGGCCAGGATGCACGACCTGCAGGTCATCGACGGGCCCTACCTGCAGATCAAGGACGTCGAGGGCTTCAAGCGGGCCGCCAGGAGGTCGGCGGCGCTCGGGTTCGACGGCAAGTGGGTGCTCCACCCCGCCCAGGTGGACGCGGCCAACGAGGTCTTCTCGCCGTCGCAGGACGACTATGACCACGCCGAGCTCATCTTGGAGGCGTACGAGTACTACACCTCGGTCGAGAAGCGCGGCGCGGCCATGCTGGGCGACGAGATGATCGACGAGGCCTCGCGCAAGATGGCGCTCGTCGTGGCGGCCAAGGGGCGGGCCGCCGGGTTGAGGCGGACGAAGAGCTTCACACCTTGA
- a CDS encoding NUDIX hydrolase, whose product MRVNCVGAIIFDSSDRLLLIKRGRPPGKGQWSIPGGRLEAGETDAEGVRREVLEETGLRVEVGRLAGTVDRPGLGGATYVIRDYLATVAGGVPVAGDDADDVRWCGVDELARLPLADGLLESLTDWGVLPR is encoded by the coding sequence GTGCGCGTAAATTGTGTCGGCGCGATTATCTTCGACTCCTCCGACCGGTTGCTCCTCATCAAGCGGGGGCGTCCCCCGGGCAAGGGGCAGTGGTCCATCCCCGGTGGCCGCCTGGAGGCCGGGGAGACGGACGCCGAGGGCGTGCGGCGCGAGGTGCTGGAGGAGACCGGGCTGCGCGTGGAGGTGGGCCGCCTGGCGGGCACGGTGGACCGCCCCGGCCTGGGCGGGGCCACGTACGTGATCCGCGACTACCTCGCCACCGTGGCGGGAGGCGTGCCCGTGGCCGGGGACGACGCCGACGACGTGCGCTGGTGCGGCGTGGACGAGCTGGCGCGGCTGCCGCTCGCCGACGGCCTCCTGGAGTCGCTGACCGACTGGGGTGTGCTGCCCCGCTGA
- a CDS encoding MBL fold metallo-hydrolase, translated as MTARIERVVTEGVVDIDGTEYKVENNTWIIGDDDEVIVIDPARAAEKILEQVGEREVLAVICTAGLPDHVSAAIEVASRDEAVVALHPKDKPLWRETWRETWPDIDMEDDGIFGVADVQLDVMETPGISPGGVSLYCEALGAVFTGKALQADGPGKLGGDYPALADQLTSIGGRLFTLPAETRVLAAHGDEVTIGDLEPHFDDWVSGSLTRTDSADDGPLTDGTRLSGIKLDPDDE; from the coding sequence GTGACAGCGCGTATCGAGCGAGTGGTGACCGAGGGCGTCGTCGACATCGACGGCACCGAGTACAAGGTCGAGAACAACACCTGGATCATCGGTGACGACGACGAAGTCATCGTCATCGACCCGGCGCGCGCCGCCGAGAAGATCCTGGAGCAGGTGGGCGAGCGGGAAGTGCTGGCCGTCATCTGCACGGCGGGCCTGCCCGACCACGTCTCCGCGGCCATCGAGGTGGCCAGCCGGGACGAGGCCGTGGTCGCCCTGCATCCCAAGGACAAGCCGCTGTGGCGGGAGACCTGGCGGGAGACCTGGCCCGACATCGACATGGAGGACGACGGCATCTTCGGGGTGGCCGACGTCCAGCTCGACGTCATGGAGACGCCCGGCATCTCGCCCGGCGGCGTGTCGCTCTACTGCGAGGCGCTCGGGGCCGTCTTCACCGGCAAGGCCCTGCAGGCCGACGGGCCCGGCAAGCTGGGCGGCGACTACCCCGCCCTGGCCGACCAGCTGACCTCCATCGGCGGGCGGCTGTTCACGCTGCCGGCCGAGACGCGGGTGCTGGCCGCCCACGGCGACGAGGTCACGATCGGCGACCTCGAGCCGCACTTCGACGACTGGGTGTCGGGCTCGCTGACCCGCACGGACAGCGCCGACGACGGCCCGCTGACCGACGGCACCAGGCTCTCCGGGATCAAGCTCGACCCCGACGACGAGTGA
- a CDS encoding DUF6758 family protein yields MPEKAPWVVVRAAPTCPRCFGPLHGPSVWSSAYRCDTHGDVLPYQPPWPPTGTALEAIRKSSVVPVWLPWPLPAGWLVTGFGEVGDERTGARASVVALTGPSLTEGPADLLVIAEEPGIGLGAAFAGLDGPDPGEGFDTGPPNAKIGVLGHPTALWCVDGADDRAVYAGEALGNWLWAIAWPADAGCMIALAELSLLDARDHELDVPFGAFSPRLED; encoded by the coding sequence GTGCCGGAGAAAGCACCGTGGGTAGTTGTGAGAGCGGCTCCGACTTGCCCACGGTGCTTTGGCCCGCTTCACGGGCCGAGTGTGTGGTCCAGCGCGTACCGATGCGACACGCACGGTGATGTCCTGCCGTATCAGCCTCCGTGGCCGCCGACCGGCACGGCGTTGGAGGCCATCCGCAAGAGCTCCGTGGTGCCCGTGTGGCTGCCGTGGCCGTTGCCCGCCGGCTGGCTGGTGACCGGTTTCGGGGAGGTCGGCGACGAGCGCACCGGCGCCCGGGCCAGCGTGGTCGCGCTGACGGGGCCGTCGCTGACGGAAGGCCCCGCCGACCTGCTCGTCATCGCGGAGGAGCCGGGCATCGGGCTCGGCGCGGCGTTCGCCGGGCTGGACGGCCCCGATCCGGGCGAGGGGTTCGACACGGGGCCGCCGAACGCCAAGATCGGCGTGCTCGGGCATCCCACCGCGCTGTGGTGCGTGGACGGCGCCGACGACCGGGCCGTCTACGCGGGCGAGGCGCTGGGCAACTGGCTGTGGGCCATCGCGTGGCCGGCCGACGCCGGGTGCATGATCGCGCTGGCCGAGCTGTCGTTGCTCGACGCCCGCGACCATGAGCTGGACGTGCCGTTCGGCGCTTTCTCGCCCAGGCTCGAGGATTAG
- a CDS encoding YbaB/EbfC family nucleoid-associated protein, with protein sequence MRPSSIEEDRDYLDRLLTQAETMMRSLAGARARIGRITGTGQAAGGLVSAVADGHGRVRELVVDPRGMRLGAEALGREVGEALRAAQRDAERQVHDLMAEIDAQTPRLPEALGADFVQERVEQVSREIEARMGSAWPGQ encoded by the coding sequence GTGAGACCGTCGTCCATCGAGGAAGACCGCGACTACCTGGACCGGCTGCTCACGCAGGCGGAGACCATGATGCGGAGCCTGGCCGGCGCCCGGGCCAGGATCGGGCGGATCACTGGCACGGGCCAGGCGGCCGGTGGCCTGGTGAGCGCGGTGGCCGACGGCCACGGCAGGGTCCGGGAGCTCGTCGTCGACCCGCGCGGCATGCGGCTGGGCGCCGAGGCGCTCGGCCGGGAGGTCGGCGAGGCGCTGCGGGCCGCCCAGCGGGACGCCGAACGCCAGGTCCACGACCTGATGGCGGAGATCGACGCGCAGACCCCGCGGCTGCCCGAGGCGCTCGGCGCGGACTTCGTGCAGGAACGCGTCGAGCAGGTTTCCCGCGAGATCGAGGCCCGCATGGGATCGGCCTGGCCGGGCCAGTAG